Proteins co-encoded in one Myxococcus xanthus genomic window:
- a CDS encoding sigma-70 family RNA polymerase sigma factor, with amino-acid sequence MLDFRQPNRTKQEFEELALAHLDPLYSAALRLTKNERDAEDLVQDTCMRAYRFFDKFERGTNIKAWLFKILTNTFINRYRRKVKERTVVEGVEREAVHERFVSRDATDFAANPEQYFFDRLLSDDVLRAIDALPIDFRLVVILADLQEFSYKEIAEILECPVGTVMSRLFRGRKLLQKNLREYAEGQGVFRHDGEPVNAPADLEEYRHRKKTG; translated from the coding sequence ATGTTGGATTTCAGGCAACCCAACCGGACGAAGCAGGAATTCGAAGAGCTGGCGCTAGCCCATCTGGACCCGCTCTATTCGGCGGCGCTGCGCCTGACGAAGAACGAGCGCGACGCCGAGGACCTGGTGCAGGACACCTGCATGCGGGCGTACCGCTTCTTCGACAAGTTCGAGCGCGGGACGAACATCAAGGCCTGGCTCTTCAAGATTCTCACCAACACCTTCATCAACCGCTACCGGCGGAAGGTGAAGGAGCGCACGGTGGTCGAAGGCGTGGAGCGCGAGGCCGTCCACGAGCGCTTCGTGAGCCGGGACGCGACGGACTTCGCGGCCAACCCCGAGCAGTACTTCTTCGACCGGCTCCTGTCGGACGACGTGCTGCGGGCCATTGACGCGCTGCCCATCGACTTCCGGCTGGTGGTCATCCTCGCGGACCTCCAGGAGTTCTCCTACAAGGAGATCGCGGAGATTCTCGAGTGCCCCGTGGGCACGGTCATGAGCCGCCTGTTCCGCGGACGCAAGCTCCTGCAGAAGAACCTGCGTGAGTACGCCGAGGGCCAGGGCGTCTTCCGGCACGACGGGGAGCCGGTGAACGCCCCCGCGGACCTGGAAGAGTATCGCCACAGGAAGAAGACAGGGTAG
- a CDS encoding anti-sigma factor family protein, translating to MNCQDLERLLYPYLDGEFQPEERVDLETHLSGCADCRRRAEEEKQMQQALRRAARHSVSGMRAPASLRAGIQVGLKQEQRRVQFGVWLRAGAMALVVVTVGGGWAAFHAEQRLSAARTEAVQRHSKSKALPFEIASNTPEQVEEWFKDKVDPRITVPQIPKAKPLGGRISILNGREVAYISYETLPDNEGEPSRRLGVFVLPGDNEVVIPKFQALQAVEVDSAQGFNVVTWRDDEIVYEMVTDMDESDIRRMLAERDSGEKLARKSAPEADEPLYSLPPAPRTPHSWPPISVEPVTYPTYPQ from the coding sequence ATGAACTGCCAGGACCTCGAACGGCTGCTCTATCCGTACCTCGACGGCGAATTCCAGCCCGAGGAACGAGTGGACCTCGAAACCCACCTCTCCGGGTGCGCTGATTGCCGGCGCCGCGCGGAGGAAGAGAAGCAGATGCAGCAGGCGCTGCGGCGAGCCGCGCGCCACTCCGTTTCAGGCATGCGGGCCCCCGCCTCGCTCCGGGCCGGCATCCAAGTGGGCCTCAAGCAGGAGCAGCGCCGCGTCCAGTTCGGCGTCTGGCTGCGCGCGGGGGCCATGGCGTTGGTGGTGGTGACGGTGGGCGGCGGCTGGGCCGCGTTCCACGCCGAGCAGCGGCTGAGCGCGGCCAGGACGGAAGCGGTGCAGCGCCACAGCAAGAGCAAGGCGCTCCCCTTCGAGATTGCCTCCAACACGCCGGAGCAGGTGGAGGAGTGGTTCAAGGACAAGGTGGATCCGCGCATCACCGTCCCGCAGATCCCCAAGGCGAAGCCGCTGGGCGGGCGCATCTCCATCCTCAACGGCCGCGAAGTCGCGTACATCAGCTACGAAACCCTTCCGGACAACGAAGGTGAGCCGAGCCGCCGCTTGGGCGTCTTCGTGCTCCCTGGCGACAACGAAGTCGTCATCCCGAAGTTCCAGGCCCTGCAAGCCGTGGAAGTGGACTCCGCGCAAGGCTTCAACGTCGTCACCTGGCGCGACGATGAAATCGTCTACGAGATGGTGACGGACATGGACGAAAGCGACATCCGCCGGATGCTCGCCGAGCGTGACAGCGGTGAGAAGCTCGCGCGCAAGTCCGCGCCGGAGGCCGACGAGCCGCTGTATTCGCTCCCGCCCGCGCCGCGCACGCCGCACTCCTGGCCGCCCATCTCCGTCGAGCCAGTGACGTACCCGACGTACCCTCAGTGA